TGTCCCATAATCAAAGGAAACATGCCTTTTATAATGTTGTTAATAAAGTGAAGAAGTTCTACCCTTaaaaaaactataaataaataaagtgaagaagaaattaTCCGGCTGGAAAACCGCACAGGACAGACTGTTTTAAGACTAGAAAGGATCCATCTAGAATAGAATCTTTACGCTGGCCTACCCACTTTCGTAACTTCCCCACTGTTTCCATCCTCATATACACCCGGGGAACTACTCTGTCTTCACCCTCAATTAACTCCACAAAATCTGGAAATAAATCTTTCCTCTACAACTTGTTACGCTAGAAACTAGTTTTGTAACAGATTTCTTAAAACATGCATTCCCTAAAATCTTACACCTTATTTGCCGGGTTCGATAAAAGGGCTTTCATGAATCGTACAAAGTcgttatatatattatatatatatatatatacttcgATTGTATCTGAAGATATAAGAAGTCACGGCAAAGATCGAGTCGAGATCCAATCCTAGTTGGAGTTACGAGGAAATTAAGAAAACCATCACCAGCAGCGATAGTTGCAGTTCAAAGAAAGAAGCCACGGCAATAGAGTCGGGAGGGATCCAATGCAGATTACTCTGTTTTTTAATGGCTTTTTTCTTGAACTGCAACTATCTCTGTCTGGTGATCAGAAGAAGTTGACAATATTCACACAACCAGTTGATGAAGCAATCAAGGACTAGAAGCGAGTTTCTGGTGAATATTCAAAAGTAGAGTTCCTGTTTACGGTCTTGTTGTCCACGGGTATCTCTCAAATCCTTACTCTGCCTGAGAGCGTCGTGTTTTAAAACCGGGAGACTCACTTGCCAAACCGGACATTATTGTGCCATTGAAGTGATCGCCTGGAATCGGCTGAAATTGATCTCAAGAACCCTAGACTTGGCCATTTGATCTGAAAATTCACCCACTTAATAGGAGAAATTTGGATTGAATATACAGATTCGAAACAACAGAAATCTGGATACGATTCCAATATTAATCACTCAATTCACAATCCGATtcaccaattttttgaaaaccctgatTAAAAGAAACTGATCGATGCTCCATAGTTTCTACAGGTTTTTCTTGTTATTGGTGAAACCTGATCTCAGTCCAAAAAGTGTTGTGGGGAATCTTCAGAGGGCCGAAACATGCCGGCTTAAAAATACATATGTCGACTTCgaatctatttcgacatatattcagttCTGGTCCAAATCAGATCGAGTGggggtattttttttggttttggcttccttataaagttttcttatctcgtTGAGAGGGTCAGACAAGATTTGAGGGTTTGTAACTTATTTCAGAGAAGTAGTGAAAACAGTTCTTGGAGGTAGCTTACCAaattgggggtgaaccacgtaaaatcaGGTGTTGTatgtttctcttctcttctttttcgttttcttctacaaaatccccatttctgggtgtttttttttttgacactCCTGGCTTGAGAGGCACTACCTTGAGCCACAGTTGTCTACTCTTAGAAGATGGAAGTTGACATGAAGAATGCTTCGTCAACATCATTGGATTATGAAGGAATTTATTGATAGCAGATGATCTTGCAATTCTGGTTTTTTAtgactttttttcccctttcaagATCTGTGGTTATAGTTAAATAGATTAAGttcaattatattttttatttggttttagcCCCGTAATTCTGAATTTTTGGTGTGATTTTGTATCAACAAATGTTGGATGATAAACCTAAAggtggtggtggctgtggtggaggaggaggtggtgttGGTGGTTGAAATAGCATTAgaggttgtggtggtggtggcgccGGTTTCATGTGCATTTTTTACTcagttttctgttttttctttgttttttgactAACTTTTATGTTTCTTATAACTGTTTTATACACTAGgttcgttaaaaaaaaaaaaaaaaacaggtgaCCCATAAAAGATCAATTCCatttctgtttcaaaaaaaacagaaacaagcTTTTGGAACGTTGCCGTGTAGAGCCTGACTGAGCCACTGTTTTGTTCCATATATGCAAAAATAAAGTAGTAAACAATGAAGGAAGATTAGTAACTCTTTAAGACCATGTAGAACTTGACTGGAATATTAGATATGGTTGTCGACACTGGAACCCACTTTGACACTCAAAAGACCCGAGTCGCCACTGAACCTACCTTCTATCGACATTGGTTATCATCAAGTCAGTTATGCATAGCAGAAGATAGATATGGTTGTCTATGGCATGGTTTCATTCATGTATTGGTATCAGATAGGTCGTTTAGGCCGATTTGTATTGGTAGCGCCGTGATCGATACAATATCAATGATATCGGAACATAGAAAGGTAAAACAGTCAAAGAAATTTAAGGTATTAGTATTTTGAGGgacaaaataatttgaaacagCTGCTTCGTATAAGTGTCGGTATTGGAAAAAAACCGGATATCGGTACAAACCGATACCACAAGAATGAGTAATGAAGGGTCTAGGAAGGACTAttttaggaaaagaaaagactGAGAGAGTGTATAGGCCTACTTCACCAAGACACAGTACTGTGTGAATTTACTTTTTAACCCccaatgaaatgaaaattttcacaaGAATACTCTCCTCACCCATCAATCACAGAACTTTATCAGTGTATGGAATCTAAATTATTTTGGATTGTTCACGTGGATTGATATGTAACCACACATGCACTAATAGTGGCAATAACAACAGGAAAAGAGGAATTATGAAATGTTTACTTTACTTGACGTACAGCATTTGTATCAAGAAAGGGATCAATAATCATCTATCTTTAACAGGATAAGAAGTGAAAGAGACAATGTATAATCCATGGATTTAATTCACAGTATCGGTGAGGGTGTCCATCGCTGTCAATACCGATATTGATACTGATATATATCGGCTAtaataccgattcctaaaatTGTGATATAATCACAGGAATCAACCCACCTCATCCCCTTCCAAAGTAGGAGGCAGAGTTTCAAGAATCAGAACCAGATTGGTTGTATCGGCCGAGCCCCATCCTGATTTCGTCTAATCCAAAGCAGCCAATCTTTGCTACGTTTCTAAGTTTCAAGTCGATTCCGGCCAATTTTTTTTATCGAGTCCATCTAAATCAGAATTCTCCGGCACAGAAACAAACACTGCTTGATGACTCTGTTCAATGCGTGCATCCTCTTGCTGGGTCACCATCCACCCAATGATTAGAGATCAACCAAGGACCTACTCAAGATCCAGCAAACACTACTCAAGATTGATCATTCTGACTACTCAGTATTTaccctttttggtttttaagagaagaagaactctgtccaggagtgtggtctatgccagcactcccatgagtttatctctctcctccctatatgaaaatatacctctgcccccttattttgaggagagagatagaaaactacttcccttgtTTTAAATGCAATGCTCTCAAGGATAATCAATAACTATTCTTGTTTCTAAGCATCTCAGTATCCCAACCCTGAGGAAACACAACAGAGATGCATGTAATAGTGTAAAACATTGACTTTGAGATCCGAATTCTGGAGCTAGCAGTTCAGTAACAAAATCTTGCACAGCCATAGAATGTTAATGGTAtattttaagttatttaatCCAACTGAAGATCTTAAAGGAAGCCATTTCTCCTTGGAATTATTCTTCTGGGACATCAGAATCCACATTTCAAATGTTGCACACCCTTCTTGGCCTTGAACTTTCAACCAAACAAGTGAGACATTAAATCTGTAGGATGTACTCAAATCCAACAAGAACAATTAGGTTTCTGTACAAGAAAAAAGGGTCAGGTCATGGGTTCAGTTTCAGTTAATCTATCAAAAACAAAGTTCCCACAACAGAACAGTTAATCAAATCAGGTTTCTGTAAGCTTTGGTCTCTCTGTGTCGAATCTCTAAGTGAGGTGGGATTTTCCAGTCCAACCATGAAATTTAGCTGCAATGAATATTCTACCTTTTGTGCAATTTAACCAACTTCTGACCTATGTACCTGATCTAAGAAACAACTGTTTTACATTAAATCGAACTCAAACTGAATATCCAAGGATTTGATTAGAACTAATCATTAAACAATATTTACAACAAAAcaacataaaaatcaaagatcaataaaaaaacacaatttAGATAATCCCATCCTCACATCGTTGAACATTAAACAGAAACAATGTTCAACTCCAGGCATCAACCATAATTCCCCAAAGGGCTGCAGGAGTCCCACTGGTGGAGTGGACCAGGGACAGTCTCAGCCTTCAGCAATTTCTTGCGCAATGTGACCGCTCTTAGATTCAAACACAGATTTTCATGCTTGCAGCCCAAGCTTTAGTATTGCACCAAGACACGCCTCTAACCATAATTTCCAAGAAGGGGGAAAATTCCTAATGGAAAGAAGGACGTGCTGACAATTTCCGTCTTGTGGGGGAGTTTTGGTGGGTTCTGTTTGATCTATGGCTCGTTATCTGTCCAGTCCCTGCAACACTGCTCCTGTGCTTTCCGGATGAAGATGATCCAACTGTGCTCACTCGTTTCAGTGCTTTCCTACGAGAGGCCCATTCATTGACCCCAACAGCAGTGGTCACCTCCCTTGCCCTATGTGGTTTGATGGGTTGCTTGTTCAGGTAAGATAGCTGTGGGAGGATTCCAGAAACCGTCTTCCGAAGCCGGTCTTCACCAATGTTGCTCTGGATTGGATTGCCCAACAGATTCAGAGCTAATAAGGAGTTGTAGTTTGCTACTAGTTGCCCAAACGCTTTGGCTGTGGTTATCTTGTTGAAGCTTAGATCCAGGACCATCAACTTCAAGAGCCTGTGTAGCCCCTCTACATCACTGATCTTGTTTCCAGCCAGATAGAGCTCTTTGATGAGCGTACAGTATGACAGCCCTAACAACAGTTAAAGCAAGAGGGATCACTTCAAGAGTCCAACTAGGCAGCAGTAGAGAAAGCTGGGACTGCAAATGCAACCTTAATGTGAAGCATGGAACACTTACCCAAAGATGGGCTTATTCTGAACCACCAtaccaaaaaataaacacaGAAAAAAATCTTGtggggaaaagaagagaaaaattcaaAGGATGCCAATTCAAAGCCAGAGAAAAGGTTTGAAGGTAGCATTTACCTTGGCCAATTCGGGAGATCCGGTTGTAACTGAGATCAAGTACTCGCAGCCGAGTCAGGTCTCTGAGGCCCTCAATGGTGACTATCTTGTTTCTGGACAAGTTCAGCATATGAAGGCCCTTAGGTAGTGAGCCGGGAGTAATATGGACTGCAAATAGGGGCAAACAACAAAACAGACAAGTTAGTGTTGCCAATGTTCATAACAACTATCTGACACTTTAGCTAATAATACTTATAATTTAATGTGATACCTATGAAATTTCCTGATAAGTTGACAGATCGAAGACTTGAGAATCCTGAAATTGGAGGGATGACTTTCAAACTCATACCAGCGATATGGGCTACAGTTGAGGAAGAATTCAGAGACTGGATCACATTGTTAGCATGTAAAACTTCCTCTGAGACATTATTAGACCAGTGGTTCATATGACTTGTGTTTTTAGCTGGAGATGCATCAGGAGAAGGCGGGAATGTGATATCTTCATTGGCCATGTCTTCAGCATTGACTGGAGGAGGTGGTTGGGTCTCAAGACTGTTTACCCACTGATCGACTCTTGTCATGGATGAAGACCCTGTATGAAAAGCAACCCACTGGTTCTGGGGCCATAAGCCAGAAGCTCCATGGTGAAATTTCTTGTTCCAGTCCGGGCTGTTGTTTCTGGATTCTCCAGTGAACGATCCAGGTGATTCCATGCTGCCGAACTCCTTGGCCTGGTTCGGTTCCAGAGTGTCCGAGGAATACCCACCTTTCTGGTTTGAAGTGCTGATACTGGAGAGGTGCCGTATTTTCATGCTCCTTGACTTCTCCAGATTCCTGTGACTCCAGAGAGACAACTTCCACCAGAGTCTTCTACTCCTGGAAGGGAGAATTTGGCTTGAAGATTGCTTCCTCAGCATCACTCTGTCTGCACTGCGAGATGTCATTACTGATTCTGGGCTGCCTTGAATTCCTGCATCAAATTCCTCCTTTTTACTAGACGGAAAACTCTGCAAGTGTTTGAAAGAACGATATTTTAAAGGAGGCATCCCATCAGCCATATTCTTCAGTAGATCCCTTGTTTCAAGGTTGGAGCACGAGCGTATAAGTCCAGGAGAAGCCAAGAATTCTGCTTTGCCAATCCCGGGGTCACTAACATGACCACTTTGGATCAATTCGGCATCCAAGTCAACATCTCTCTCTGACTGATAGTCCATCTCGCGATCAATTAAATCGTCTGAGGCAATTTTTCTGTTAGTTGAGTGGTgcacttctccttctctttcagATTCGAGAGCTTGAAGATCAAAGTCTGAGAAATCCCTCTTAATAGACAAGTTTTCCTCATGCTCGTCTTCCGCTTCGTAAGCTGCCTGAGCTGCTTCATATCCAAGAGCCTTCTCGTCACCAAGCACCTTTACCTTGTGGGAAGAATTCTCTTGGATACCAATGGGAGCTGAGAAACGGAAAGAAGTTGAATTTAGTTCATTGCATTCAGTAGATTTCACTGGCTGTTTTAGCTCTACTTGTGGAGTTGTAAGTCCCTTGCTATAGTGAACAAGGTCTGGACATTCCTCCTCAACCTGAGAGCAAACAAGGCAGGAagataagaaaacaaaacatcAGATACAAAACTCAGGTAGTGAAAGAATAACATAGAACATGTAAATTCAGAACACAACTGCTTTTCACCTTGGATTTCTTCTTCCACCCCACTAGCACGGAGAAACAATTGAATTTGGCCATTTCAGATAGGATACTGGTTTCAATTAGAATATCCAACAAAGAACACAAAAGGCtagcttctttttcttcttttcttacttcttcttcttcttcttcttcttctttctctctctagatTTCTGCCTAATTGGTATTACCTCTCTAATGGCTAAAAACTGAGATATAACAGACTGCAAAAGGAAACCTTAACAAAGTAGCAATTATATTGAAGAAGATAGATGCAAAGGTTAGCCATAATCAATGGGGagatgccaaacaagagaccgAGTACAATGGAAGAGCAGAAGAGCAGAAAGGAAGGGACCAATGCCTTCTGATGGAAGCCACACCTCCCTGAAGGTGCGAGAAGATTTCACTGGAGAGTCGGCCAGAGTGATAAACGCAACAGCCCCGCCCTGGAAGCTCCGTGGAATCCCTTTTTGAAAACTTGCCTGCATCCATGATGGACAAAAGCTCTCAACATTAATgaacccaaagaaaaatctaatacCCACTAAAGTATATAAGAAAGGGAATCATTCTACAAAATCCACCGAACTGCACAGAGCGATGACtaaagctttaaaaaaaaaacaattttgagCTGGGATTCGATTAAAGGGAATAGATATGAAAGGTAGATTTAGTAATAAGAGAATAagatgaaaacaaaagaaacccaATATCaattaaaaggataagagagaTAATCTCTCAAAATCtccttttgaaaagaaaaagggccTCTCCGAAGAAGAAACTCATTCTACAAAAGTTCACTGAATTGCAGAGAAAGAtaagtaaaattttcaaacataaTCATCCCTAACAAGCTCTGCACTCACAAATACGTATTTACCTACATACAAAGACCCATACACCACCcacaaaaagaagaataaacatATACCCAGTTCTTAAAGATGAATaagaagtcttttttttttttttccttttcaggtTGGTACCTGGTGAAGCTTCAGCAGAATGAGCGGGGGAAGATAGAGAGTAGAGGAGGAAGTAGTGGGTTCaaacagaagagagaaaacCCTCTTTATGCAGCAGAAAACATGGTGCTAAGGGAGTGAAAAGGCCTTAGAAAAGCCTGTTTGGAGAGAGCAGTTGAGGTCGGGAACCCtaaatttcattttgaaaagaaaaagggctTGTCCGAAGAAGAAACTCATTCTACGAAAGTTCACTGAACTGCACAGAGAGATTATTCCGTACTGGGCGTTcaataaaaaggggggggggggggaaaacaTGAAAAGCAGACTTGTTAGCATCAAAAATTTCAAACACAATCAGTCTTAAGTTTCTATGTATaagaattaaaatttcaaacacAATCAATCCTAAGTTCGTAACAAAAGCTCTGTATTCATACATGTACGAAAAGAAGAATAAGCATAAACCCaattctgagagagagagagagaaaaaaaaaaacgatttcTTTTTCTGGTTGGTACATACCTGCTAAAAGCTTGGAGAACAGAATGAAAGAGAAGAGGCCAGAGAGTATTAGAGCAAACCCATCTTATGCAGCAGAAAAGTTAGTAGTGATGGAGCGAAAAAAGCCTGTTTGGAGAGCCGTTTTTAGTTCGAGAAGCTATGGAATTTCAGTTCACTTGGAAAACTCTTGAATGAATGGACTTATATGGTTTCCTCTCCCCACTAAATGACATCCTTGACGCGCACGATACACGGCCGCAGGCTTAAGCAGTATTATTTTAATACACGATGCTTTTAACCGTCGGATCGAGAACTCTAGAACCCGTAATGGGAAGATTCTATTTAAACAGATAAGAGCTGACTTTGCTCAAAGGGAATGGTCTTAAAGTTAGTTAATGAGATTCCAATCCAACGGTTGAGAATTGTAGTCTCACACTCTATCTTAATTCTCATTTCTATTAGGAATCAGGTGATATTCTTCCCTTGTTTGGGAAGGAATTTGAGATCGGACGGAGAGAGATTGTGGAGTTATGGGCCCAACGTCTCATCCCACGTGGTCTTATCACGCTATAATAAGATGGGATATTCTATTCTTAAAACTGAGTCTGCGTGAGAGTGAACAGAATCTGATACGAACTGCCACCAATGGCAGTGCGCAAAATCGTACTCTCGAATCAGTCAATAACTAATAACTGTAATAAACTTGTCAGAGAATCTGTCGGCGCTGGTGTAATAAAAGTCAGAGAGACTCGTAGAGGTGTCAACTAGAATTAGgcgttcggttcggttcggttcggtcgGGCTGAACCGGTTTAGTCTagtattggttttggttttggttttggtctgCTTTGGTCTAGGTTTTTTAGTTTCCTCTTATCATGTTAGTATCAGTTTGATACCGGTTTTTAACTGGTTTGGTTTCAGGTTTCATATGGTTTTTGTTTCGATCTAAAAAACCCCAATCTAAAACCGCCtaattagggtttgattcagACGGTCAAATAGGTTCATGTAGAATTTTGACGCTTCTAGTGTCAACTAGTCAATTTGATTCGATTTCAATATTTTTAATTCAAGTAGAATCGTTAAGGAATTTTTTCCGACTTCAATTTGATTTGTTTTGGGTTCTTATCGATTCACTATAGATTTGTTTCAAGTTTGGTTTTATTTATGGTtagttatccatgtaacaaGGTGTGGTGTTTAtgaaaatcataagaaaattttgaaacatacaTTGTTACAGTTTTGTCTTTTAATCCAAACCGTCATATACTCCTATCCCACTCTTCGGAAGTGGGGAAGTACACAATGATGATTAAAATAAGacaaagatcctctccaactccAACGACCCATTTAACGGTGGGGAGGAATTGGACACGCACCCTCAGCTATTGAGATGCATGTCTAAATCCTCTCAGTTGTTGGATGAGTAGTTGAAAAGGAGTAGAATGTCCAAGTAGTTAGAGAGGATCTAAGTCCTTTAAAGGACCagtacacatgcatggacaaACACAAGATGTGTGTGAAGACAAAAAatggtatttgattgaattagactttaaaatttgacatgtgactaatcAAAACCATGTCCGCTTGGTCCAACAGTTGGAATGGACAAATCATCTTTCCACGTGGCACAATAGATACCTTGTgacatttggaaaaaaaaaaaaacagcatacCTTTTGGTATTTCATTTTTGTGTTGGTAAAAAACCAATTTATTTAAAATGTTGTGTCAAGCTCGTTGTTGACATGGTACAGAACTTCATCAATCACGGAGTGGAATTAGATCATATTGTCGTACACGACATAGAGAGAACCTTCCTGACTAAGGAATCAACTAACATATTGATATCCCTTGAAACATACTGAAAATTACATAAACAAAGTAAGATGTCAAGTGCAAAATATCTACAACGACACGCTACGCATATAAAGAAATATTTAAAGATATTTCACCGAAGTATGATATAAGGTCTTTGGAGTCAGTATCCTCTAGAAGACGCTCCACACAATCTAAGATTGCCTACAACAAACAACTTTTAATTGCTATTGCCTCACCTAGAAGAATAGATTTTGCAATACTAGGTCACCCTAGATAATCTTTGGTATTTCATCGATGTTTTTACCccatcctccccccccccccccaaaaaaaaaagagatatttCATCAATGTGACATTTTATTGTCAATccagttattttttatttcaagaccAAAATTTTCCACACCCCACGAAATCACGAATCCCTTCATTGGTGAGTGTTTTGCATGATAAGATGGAACATTGGAAATAGTGGAAAGGATAGTAAGAGTGGAGTAATAATAACAATGGAACCACGGTTAATGAAAATTTTTGCCTTAATTTCATatgatctggatcctctactgtctaGCTGCCCGGTaagaccgtgctgcccagacattgCACTACGTgtaaagaccaccttacccccactcggacaaggcgtttgggcaggggtaaagTGGACATTGCATGCAgtaccgtgtctgggcagcacggtcctgtcggACAGCTCGGCAgacggcaatagaggatccaaatccaatttCATATGGGTGAGAGGACGTTGCTTGGGCCTCTAGAGTCATCACGTTGCACACACTAAGCAATAGGAGCGCATGCACAAACATCAACCTAGGTGAGATTTTCGTCTTTCCATAGGAGTAGGGCGGTACTTTCTATAAGGGCAGATCAATACTCTATTTGGGTGCAGGAGCCACGCTAACCACACGACCAAGTactgttctttttcccatattggATGCTTAAGTGTGCATTCCCATTGGTTCCCGTGCTGATAAGGGGCCGTGCGATCAAGTAGTGTTCTCTCCctattattggttttttttaatgTG
The sequence above is a segment of the Telopea speciosissima isolate NSW1024214 ecotype Mountain lineage chromosome 7, Tspe_v1, whole genome shotgun sequence genome. Coding sequences within it:
- the LOC122667543 gene encoding uncharacterized protein LOC122667543 translates to MAKFNCFSVLVGWKKKSKVEEECPDLVHYSKGLTTPQVELKQPVKSTECNELNSTSFRFSAPIGIQENSSHKVKVLGDEKALGYEAAQAAYEAEDEHEENLSIKRDFSDFDLQALESEREGEVHHSTNRKIASDDLIDREMDYQSERDVDLDAELIQSGHVSDPGIGKAEFLASPGLIRSCSNLETRDLLKNMADGMPPLKYRSFKHLQSFPSSKKEEFDAGIQGSPESVMTSRSADRVMLRKQSSSQILPSRSRRLWWKLSLWSHRNLEKSRSMKIRHLSSISTSNQKGGYSSDTLEPNQAKEFGSMESPGSFTGESRNNSPDWNKKFHHGASGLWPQNQWVAFHTGSSSMTRVDQWVNSLETQPPPPVNAEDMANEDITFPPSPDASPAKNTSHMNHWSNNVSEEVLHANNVIQSLNSSSTVAHIAGMSLKVIPPISGFSSLRSVNLSGNFIVHITPGSLPKGLHMLNLSRNKIVTIEGLRDLTRLRVLDLSYNRISRIGQGLSYCTLIKELYLAGNKISDVEGLHRLLKLMVLDLSFNKITTAKAFGQLVANYNSLLALNLLGNPIQSNIGEDRLRKTVSGILPQLSYLNKQPIKPHRAREVTTAVGVNEWASRRKALKRVSTVGSSSSGKHRSSVAGTGQITSHRSNRTHQNSPTRRKLSARPSFH